The genome window TCGCACCATACACTTCTTCCAAGAATCCTTCAGCATTACTCGGTACCCGAAATATTCCTGCTTTACACTTATATAGTTTTGTTTTCACTATCGGACTCGTAATCCCTTGTCTTACTAAAAACTCATTTTTTGTCTTATAACTATGGTTCTCATCACGTAAATAGAAATACGTTATACTGTTTCCATTCTCAATTTTAGACATGAAAAAATCTATGCTTAAATTTCCCTTTTTATAAGTTTGCTCTGTTATCTCTCCATCTAATATGAATTGATGCTTTTTAACCAATCCTATCGTTTTCAATACCTTTTCTAAATTGCTCCAAGAAAAATCATTTATATCTAAAACACTGATATCAATATCATTGTCATGAGCAATAAACTTCCCTTCTCTAATTATTCCAAGTAATGTTCCATAAGTAATAAAGTATGATATTTTTGCATCATTTAAAACCTTCTCCACTTCTCTTAAACACTCGTATCCACTCTTATGAAGCGCTCTGTTCTTTATACGTATCACAATACTCCAAAACAATTTTTCATACATTTTATATAATTTTGGAAATCTTTCTCTCCCTATACTTCCTAACATAGGGCGTAACTTAGTTTGTAACCATTTATTCATTTTTATATCCATTCCTTTCACGCTGTTCAAGGCACAAAACGTGACAAAAAAACGTTGGACTCTCACAGCTTTCTTTTTATTATAGTTTCCATAAAGATACTCAGTACACTATATAGTTCTGAACGGAGCCCCTATGGTCTTAAAAATTATGTATCAACGCAACTTTACCGAAAAAGTGATGTACTTCCTATTCAAGGTTATAAAATCAAGTCAATTACTGAATAAACCTTAACTTTCCTACTATTCAATTTTTAAATAACCACCATAAAATGGTCAGTGTGTGATGCCTAAAAAATGGATATCCTCTACTATTCTTTTTCACCCCTCCC of Roseburia hominis contains these proteins:
- a CDS encoding LicD family protein: MNKWLQTKLRPMLGSIGRERFPKLYKMYEKLFWSIVIRIKNRALHKSGYECLREVEKVLNDAKISYFITYGTLLGIIREGKFIAHDNDIDISVLDINDFSWSNLEKVLKTIGLVKKHQFILDGEITEQTYKKGNLSIDFFMSKIENGNSITYFYLRDENHSYKTKNEFLVRQGITSPIVKTKLYKCKAGIFRVPSNAEGFLEEVYGANWRVPDPNWEGTSAIIEGRRGYMEKADNA